The DNA segment ATTTTAGCAGGAAACAGTATTAATAAGGTTAAAAATAAAAATATGAAAAGGGGTACAATGGGCGATGTGGACACTAAACTCACAAGCATGGTTATTATGGCAAATAGTACTTTAAAGTAGGTATTTACATTTCTAATTCCATTTGAATGAGCATAGTTGTCCAGAGTGTTTTCAAACATCTTATCACCAATCGTGTTCGTTACAGCAGTTTAACTGAGGTTTGCTTCCACCAGTTTTCATGAATCCCTCAGTTTTCCACTGTCTTTCCCATATTATTTTTCAGCTTTCTGAGTTTCCCCTTCTTCTTCCCTTTTTCTCTTCATGTTTGCCTGGCACTGCCAGTATCCAAAAACGTACCCAATTATGATGGCACCTATTGCTGCCTGAAGTGCGAAGAGAAGGCTTTCAATTTCACCACTTGGTGGTTCCCATAATGATTGGGTCCATGGCACGTAACCTGTTGATTCTATCTGTTCACTTCCCTGATCATCTGCTCCACTGAAGTAACCCTGATCCTCACCTTTACCATTGTAAAGAGCTAGTGGGAATATTACAATTACTGCAACCAGAGCCA comes from the Methanobacterium aggregans genome and includes:
- a CDS encoding energy-coupling factor ABC transporter substrate-binding protein; this encodes MVNKRAILLLALVAVIVIFPLALYNGKGEDQGYFSGADDQGSEQIESTGYVPWTQSLWEPPSGEIESLLFALQAAIGAIIIGYVFGYWQCQANMKRKREEEGETQKAEK